The Nitrospira sp. genome contains the following window.
CAGGCATTCCGTACATGCCACGCGGCTCTGGCTTCGGGTGCGCAGGCCCAGACCAACTGTCCATGCTGCGGCTCATCCTCGTCGGGCAACAGCCAGTGAAAGGAGGCTTTGCCATCCCGCATCACCGAGATGGCCCCGGCCGAACTGGATCCGGCGGTAGCGTGAATCACGATGGCCTTGATGCCGAGAATCGCATCGAAGATTCGGCTCGACGTGCTCTGTTCCCAATAGGCCTGGATCCCGGGGTACCAGACTTCGTTGAGGATCACGTCGGATGGCCGTCCTCGTTGCGGCAGATTAAATTGGTAGGTCGTAGGGTTGGGCATAGGTGTCGTCCTCCATCGTAGCGTGTCATGTGTGCGTGGCAGTGATCGAGAGCCGGTGGCTCCCGATTCGGGTGATGATCCGGCCTCGCGGCCAGCAACCTATCACAAATGGGCTACGTCCATGCAGGATTCGACTGTCTGACCATGATGTGTTGCCGGTGTGATGGGGCAGAAATGGTGAAGGAGCACGGTTGCTTCAACGCGGCGTAGAAGAGTCATGCTGCTCAGCGCAGGCAGAAAAGGGCGACGCGTGGCAGGTCAGCGGACGGCGGTAAAATTCCAAAGGCGGAGCGATGTCGCTTTCGAACGACAAACTTTCGCCGTCCAGACGGTAACGACTCGAGGCTTCGAACGCCTTGATGAATGCCGCCTCAAATTCCATGCGGCGGGGTTCGCAGGCCATGCGGGTCGTGATGCCGTGTGACACTGTGACCTCACCGGCGTTAGGCCCAAACGAAATGGCCGTACTGTACCGATTACATCCGGCATGGCCCGACACTCGCCCCTCCTGAAACGCCAGGACTACTGGTTGCCCCTCATTCGTATAAGGGATCGCGCGGTCTCCCCAATGGGCGAGTTCCCAACGGTTTCGTTCGGCGACTTGCTTCATCTCGTCCGGCGAAGGGGTCGGGACACACGCCGTCAGCAGAAGGGAAGTCATGGTGGTGATGAGAAGGCGGCGCAAGGATCTTCTCATGTGCGATGAGCTGAGCAATTCAGAGAGTTGTACGCGGAGCCCGGACAGTCGTCAATAGAGTCCCGAATGAGACGGCCAGTCCACAAGACCCTTTGTGTGTCGTGCGACTACGCGTGAGAGGAGGTGGGAGTGACGCTGTCGGTCGAAGGTTGGCGCAGCGTCCTGAAGAGGTCCCCGAGACGTTTCGGTTTATTCCACGCACGGGGTTCATGCAGCACCGCCCTCATTGCGACAATCCAGGCGCGCCGAGGGGAACTTGCTTTCAGCGCCAGCGCGGCGGCCGAGAGCAGCTCGCTCAATAACTGTTGGTCGTTGAGGGGCGAGCTTGTCATTGTGGGAGGGCGTGTCTGTTTGATCGCTTGCCAGAAGGCCTTCACGGCCTGTTCGGGATGATCTGCGACGTGTGCCAGTCCGCCGGCCACCTTTTTGATCCAATCGAGCACAGCTGGTTCCGCCAGGAGCCATGGCGCATCTTGCAATGCATCGAGCAGATATTCCTTAGTGGAGTCGATGCCGCCATTCCACCAGCGCTGCCCCGCGATGGTCGCGCACACTGCAGCCCGCGCCTTCTGTCGAACCCGATCCGCTTCCAGCGTGGCCGGCAGCCGAGTCAGCGCCTGTTCGATGATCCGAGGCAGGCGTTGCTCATTGGTTCCATTGACGATGTTGCTGTACCACTTGCCCTTCTTGGAAAATCGACCGCGGGCGACCGGGCCTCCTGCAAGAAACATCCACGGCGTCAGCGCCGCGAGGCGCAAGGCCATATCATAATGCTCCATGGTGCGGTGCTGTTCATTAAACCAGCCCGCGGCCTCGAACAATTCTCGCCGGACCAGCCAGGTGGGAGGATGAAGAAAGTCATCCGTGCGTGTGAGAAATTCTTCAAAGACTTGGCCCGATGGCCCCCACGACGGCCAGAGGAGGAGCGGCTCATCGCTTCCCGTCACGACACTTTGCCCATAGATGACCCCTACGTGGGGATTCGCCTCGAGAATCGGCACTTGCACCAGCAGTTTATGGGTCAAGAATTCGTCGTCATCGTCAAGCAAGGCGACATATTTCCCCTTTGCCTGTCTGATCCCGGCATTTCGTGCTCCGGCTGCTCCTCGATTTTTCGGGAGTCGGACAAAGTGCACACCCGGGAAGGAAGCTGCGATATGGCTCATGTCGTCCGACGAGCAGTCATCCACAATGATGATTTCCAGGTCGAACAGATCTCCCTCCCCCTCCTGGGCGAGGGCGGATACAATGGCCGTCTTGAGTAATGGTACGCGGTTGTAAGTCGGGATGATGATGCTGACAAGCGGACGGCCAGATGAGACAGTGGTTGGGGAAAGAGGAGAAGTGTGTGACATGACGTGAGGGTTTTGATCGATCAACATAGTGCCAAATAATCAGCTCTCTCTTTGATAGACGTTTCAGCCGTTCAACAGCACAGCACAATTGCCGGAAAATCGGCGGGCTCATGATACGAGGATTATTATTTATCAAGCCGTAAAGTCCGTGCTATCGACTAATGAATTAACCGCGCGTCATGGTTTGGTCTACACGGAACTTGCCAAACTCATGGTCCCCGATCGGCCTAGCCTACAAACTGCTGGTTCTCTTCAGTGTGATCTCAGACACCGTCGCCCGATCGCCGTCCAATGAATCGATCGCCACCGCCCAGATCTCTGGTCTGGAGGAGAGCGCACAATGACTCCGACCCCTTTCATGGACCTTTCGATAGTTCATTGTTCTTGTGTGAGGTTCGACGCAAGACAGATGGGCGGAATACTCGGAACCAAAGAGGAGGGCAATCTCACTGAGGTGAGTGAAGGCGGTACAACACATGCCGACGCAATCCGGACTCAATGGCCACCTGAGGGTGATCGAATTCGGCGGAGAACTGCATGCCGAGCCGTTCCATCACGGCCCGCGATTTCAGGTTGGCGATGGTAGTGAATGCCACGAGCTCTCCCAAGTGAAGTTGTTCGAAGCCGAACGTGATGACTGCTCGTGCAGCTTCAGTCGCATAGCCTAATCCCCAATATGATTTGGCAAGGCGCCAGCCGATTTCCACACAGGGAGAGAACGGCAGTTCGTCGGACGGAACATGTAAGCCGACGAAGCCGATGAAGTGGCCCGAGGCCCGTTCTTCGATCGCCCAGAATCCCCAGCCTCGTTCGTCGATCAGTCGCATGACCCGCTCGGCAAACGCATCGCTCTGCTCTCTGGACCAGGTCGCGGGATAATAGCGCATGACCTCGGCGTCGGCATTCATCGCCGCGAATGGTTCCAAGTCCGATGGTCGCCACTGGCGGAGTATGAGGCGGGGAGTGAGGAGGTCGGTCTGCATCTACAATTCAGCGGCTCGACGTTGCTCTAGCAGTCCAGATGGAATGATCTCTGGCGACAAAGAAGTAAGCGGGTTCCTGGTGACGCTAGAATCCAAGTGCTAGAAATGTTGCTTCGTCTTGTTCGGCAAACCGCAAGATGTCGGTATGACGAGCGCGAAGGAGGCGGACAGGATCCGCCATTCGAGCAATTGCCGAGAGTGATCCATATGACTTTGGGCGGGGCTCCACGTAGAAGGCTCATGCGAAGGAAGTCCTCATCACGGGTGACAAGAAGGAATTCCGAAAGATTTTCATCCAGCACAAGACGTACGGAGCCTCATGCTGCAGGGACGGATAACGTTCGCCGCTCACGTTCAGCGGCATGGGCGAAGCATGCCAAAATAGCATCGTGGGTCAGTTGAGGAAAGTCGGCGAGGATCTCTGCTTCCGGCATGCCACTCGCCAAGTCACCGAGAACATCACCAACCGTGATTCGAGTGCCAGTCACGCAAGGTTTTCCAAAACGGACGTGTGGGCCGATGCTGATGTGGGTATTGAGCGACATGAGGACATGGTCATCCTATCGGCTGTGGCGATTCAACTGGAAGTGAAAAGGGTACAAGTTGCAGAGAGAAAGGACGGCCCAGATCTGAGGTGAACTCGCTCGGCGAACGCGTTGCTCTGGTCGGTATTCATTGCCGTGAAGGCCTCGAGATTGGATTGACGTAACTGACTACGACGGTGATCAGTGCCAATCACTTGAAAGTGGCTGATCACTGAAGTATCAACTCCAAGTAGGCAGTGCCCGGCACAGGGTTGAATCGATACGGATCAGTTGGAGTGAAGCCCAGCGATATGTACAAAGACTGAGCCTCCTTCATGGAAGGCAGTGTGTCCAGGAGCAGCCGGGTGTATCCCAGTTGTTTCGCTGTGGCCACGATGCTCTTGGCGAGGAGGTATCCGACACCACGGCCACGGGCAGCGGGCCTGACATAGAGCCGTTTGACTTCGCCGACGTTATCGGAGAATAGCCGTACTCCGACACAGCCGAAGAAAGCGCCGTTCTCCTCAGCGAGAAGGAATGCGCCATTGGGTGGAGCGTACTCGCGTGCAAGGTGCTCTATCTCGCTTGCGAAATTCTGGAACGAAAGATCCATGTTCAGGGACGTTGCATACTCTTCGACGAGCCGACGGGCTTGCTGCCAAACTACTATAGACTGTGGTTGAACCAAGTGCATTGTCACGCCGCTTTCCAAGCAAGTAAAAATATTGCAACGATCAGCACAGTCAACGGTTGCTGGTACCTGTCGCTTTCGGCAACGAAGGTGTGGGGGGCGGAACCAATAGGCCATCGCCTATATCAAGAATTCTTTCAGCTTCTTATCAACCTAACATGCCCTATTCACCGCTTCGACCGTCGGCAGCCGTCCTGTACCGCTTCGGCTTCGGTCGCATAACAACGCTCGGCCTTGGTGCGAGAATAAAAACGTTGCCCGATCATATGGTAGATGCAGCGTTCGCCGCTGTGGGGCGTGAAGTTGCCTTTGATCGGATGTCCCTCGGGGCACTCACCGGTTTTGAACGGCTCGACGCCGCTGCGGTGGGAGATGGGAGGTCGTTTCTTGGCGGCTTCCGCGTGGGAGGAGATGAGGAGCATCACGATCATAACCAGACTTGCGAACAGCGGTTTGATGGGGGTGGTTGCGGGCATGCTTGATCCGCGGTCGTGCGATTACTGTGATTCACCGCTCGGCCGAGCCGCGATCTCGTTCGCGTTCATGTCTATCTTCTTGTATTGGCCACGAGCCTGAGGAGATGTAACTCACCCCTGTCATGGAGGGGGCACGCTGGTCTACGGGTCTTTCGGGAACTCATAGCGCAACTCTGCGAAGCCGGGTCCAATCTTGCGAATAGATACTAGCCGAAGCGGCGGATTCGTGACGCGGCGTGGGAAGAGTGGTTTGCCGCGTCCCAGCATGACAGAACCAACTTGAACGATCACCTCGTCCAGCAAACCGGCATCGTAAAACTGTCCCGCGAGATCTCCGCCTCCCACGATCCAAATATTCTTCGATCCAGCTGCCTTCCGCATCTCTGCATGAATGAGTCGAATATCGCCTCGGACCAGGCGAATATCGGCGTTAGGGATTAAGGGAAGCGGACGGGTGGAGAACACCCAGGTAGGTTGAGAATAGGGCCAGGGGGCACCAGTCTGTTGGTCGGCAATCTTGTCGGTGTGACGGAGCATCCATTCATAGGTCGACGAGCCCATGGCTAAGGCTCCGACCTCCACAATGAAAGAGGGGTAACTTGTCTCGTTCACGTCGCCCAGCGGAAACAACCAGTCCAGAGAGTCGTCTTCAGTGGCGATGAACCCGTCGAGACTGGTGGCTGTATAGTATTGAGTCTTCATAGAAGATCGCATGCGGGTTGATCGGTAGTAGTTAACCCGGTCTGCTGCTTCTCGTCGAACTGCTTCGCTGCACGACGACAGAGAATCCTGTCGGCCATATGACCATGAATTCACGGGATGTTTCTATAACCATCTTCCTGGCAGGAGCGGAAGTTCCGAGAGTTCGCCAGTGAGTATGAGGACACTGTCGGCCAGCAGTGAGTGCAGAGCTTTGTGTCGATGGCCGATCTTTACCCTCTTCTCCCAAATCCCTCCATCATCATGACGTCTGCCACGTTCTGGCCATTCACAAACACATCGGCGAGGGTGCGGCCGTAGACATCGTGGCCGTGGGGCACGATGTCGATGGTTCCTTCCTGCATCAGTTGTTCTAATCGCAAGGCGGCGTCTCGTCCGCCCGGCTCCGACAGCTCCGGGGCGTTGTAGCCGCAAATGCGAATCCGGTCGCTGCCGTACCGAATGGTGTCGCCGTCGACCGTGCGAACTTGCCAGCCGTCCACCGTTCGCTCAAAGCCGCCCATCGACAACGCATGCCGCGGAAGCGATCTCAATCCACGACTCTGCATGCGCGATTTTTTCGCAAAGGGGTTCTTGTGCGGACGAAGCCCTCGCTCGTGGTGTCCGCGCCGATACCGCTGGGTCTGATGCTGGGGGAGTGACGACCGTTGGTCTGGTTTGAGATCCCAACAGCCGTCGCAGTGAAACGGGCTGGGATCGCTTTTGGTGGTCGGCGTGTAGGTGTGCAAAGTGGAGCGGCTTTCTTCCTCGACGGCGACTGCCGGGGAAGGCGCTGAGACCACCAACAACAGGAGGGTCAACCGGCTCAAGAAGCGGGAGTCGGGTACAATGTGGTGCAGCATGCTCAGAGTCCTCCGTGGTTCGTCCTGCAGCAGAGCATGCTTCGTGCCATCGACAGGTGGCCTTCGGTTGACAAGCCGAAAAACCGCGTGCTCAAATGCCCAACGAACAACGTGTCTCGTGAAGCGTAGTTCGCCGAAGGTCCCTCCGGCTGGCTGTTTCCCGCGAGATACGAACGACGAATGACGATTCACGGAGGTTGCGCTCATGGATATGTTTGGAAAAGTAGGGCTGGTCGAGGTTCCGATCTTGATCGCGCCGGACCAAAAAGCCTGGATGGATCGGATGATTAAGGAAGGCAAGATTGCCATTCCCCCCGGCGGTACTTTGGAGAAAGGCTCGCTATATTCAATGTTTGTCCGCATGCTCCTGCACAATGCGATGGAAGAGCAGAAACGGCAGGAAGCGTTAGATATGGACGATGAGGACGACGACGAATAAGCCAGGGTGTTGAAAACGGTCCCCAGCGTCGTTCTCGCATTGCTCGTCCCCTCAACGTACCGCCCATGGGACAAGAGCCTGCTCGGCAGGCTTGGGCGGGTGGGTAAGAATGTCACGCCGCCTCGGGGCTTCGTTTGCCGCGGCCTTGCTGGGAAACCGTTTTGAGCACCTGAGGTCGCAGGGTGAATTCGATGGGAATACGCCGCGATCTGTATCCGAATGGATGCATTTCGTATCAGTTTTGATACGAAATGCATCCTGGAACGACTCTTCAGGAAAGACGAGCAACGCCCGCCGCGTTACCTCAGGTCAGAGGTTTTTGAACGCGGCTTGAGCGGCATTGATGGTGCGCTCAATGTCCCGGGGCGTATGGGCCAGGGACATGAAGGCGGCTTCAAACTGCGACGGAGCCAAATAGACTCCCGCCTCCAGCATTTGGTGGAAGAACTTGGCATAGGCTTTCGTGTCGGACTTCTTGGCAGTCGCCCAATCCACCACCGGTCCTTCAGTAAAGAACGCGCACATCATGGATGCGACCCGGGTTTGCGCCAAGGCCACACCGGCTTTCCGGGCGGCCTGCCCGATGCCCTCGGCTAGCGCTGCTGATCGCTGTTCCAGCTGTTCGTAAGTCCCCGGTTTGCTGAGACGCTTGAGGGTCTCGATCCCGGCTGTGACGGCCAAGGGATTGCCCGACAAGGTTCCAGCCTGATAGACCGGCCCTGATGGGGCAATCATTTTCATGATGTCCTTCGCACCGCCGTAGGCACCGACCGGCAGTCCTCCGCCAATGATCTTCCCCAAAATCGTCAGATCAGGCTTGATTCCGTAGAGCGTCTGGGCTCCCCCGTATTGCACGCGGAACCCTGAGATGACTTCATCAAAAATCAGGAGCATGCCGTGCGCATCAGTCAATTTGCGCAGACCCTGCAAGAACTCGGGGGAAGGCGGGATGACGCCCATGTTTCCCGCGATCGGTTCGACAATCACGCAGGCCAGCTGTCGGTAATGCTTCTTGATCAATTTTTCCGTGGTGGCCAGATCGTTATATGGGGCGGTGAGCGTGTGTTTCGTGAAATCTTCCGGCACCCCGGGACAATCTGGAATGCCGAGGGTGGTGAGCCCCGATCCTGCCTTTGCTAAGAGATAGTCACTATGGCCGTGATAGCAGCCTTCGAACTTCAAGATGCCGTCGCGTTTGGTATAGGCGCGGGCGACCCGGATGGCGCTCATGACCGCCTCGGTCCCCGAACTGACGAGCCGTACCTGTTCCATCGAGGGGAGCGCTTCGCGAATCATGGTGGCGAGCTGAATTTCCAACTCAGTCGGCGCGCCGTAGCTCGTGCCCTTGGTAGCGGCTTGCTGAATGGCCTTGGTCACGGTGGTCGGCGCATGGCCGAGAATCATGGGCCCCCAGGAGAGGACATAGTCGAGGTAGCTATTGCCGTCGACATCGTACAGGCGTGCGCCCTTGGCGTGTTCAATGAACCGAGGCTGTCCGCCCACCGAGCGAAATGCCCGAACCGGACTGTTCACGCCACCAGGAATGATCTGTTGTGCCTGTGCGAAAAGCTGCTCCGAGCGTAGTGTTTTCATGGGCCTCTTTCATCGGGGGGTGAGTAGGGGCGCCAACCTACCATGAGAAATTCAAAACGGTCAATTCCGGCGGGACATCCCCTGGCCAACTCGGCCTTCTCGACGCAAGATTGTGATACGAGATGTTATCTGAAGAGATACAGCGCCGTGAGTCTCGTGGCCAAGCGAAGGACACATTCTCAAGAATCTTCATGAGTTAGATCCCATCTGGCCTATGGCGCAAGTCTTGCTGATTACTGGGTATCACTGCGTAGGAGAAGATGATGAAAGTAATCTGTTCCTGGTGCGAGAATGAGGGCCGACCGGCCTTGGTGCGAGAAAAAGCCCCGTTGAGCGACGCCCGTGAAACTCACGGAATCTGCCCCGATCACCTCCAGCAGCTAGGGGTGGGGAGAGACCCACTGGTCCCCTGCTATGAAGAGGGACTGGCTCCCCGTTATGAATCGGTTCTCACGAGCCGGAGATATGCTTCTTCTGCAGCACTCCTCTAGCTCCCCACCATCTGATGATGACGGCGCGTCGTTTGAGCGACAAAAAATGTCTGTCCTTGCCGAAATGCCACGCGATTCTTCGCTCGGTGAGGTTCGGCGTTTCTCCCAAGTCCCAGCTAACCCTATGAAAACGTTATAGGCTGATGGACAATTGTCCGCTGGTGCGAGTCTTGCGCCCACTCAGGCGACTGTCCACGGCAAGTAATGGAGTACATCAGTGAAAGTATTGTGCGCGTGGTGTGTGCGAGACGGGAAACCGGCGTTCCTGCGGGAGAAATGGCCGTTCGAAGATCCCAGCGAAACGCACGGGCTCTGTGGCGACCATTTCATCTCGTTAAGTGCAAGCGTGAATCAGGTGGTGACCTCTAAGGTCTGGTTCCTGTCCCGGGTGCACGATCTCTTGTGGGGACTGACTCGCTGGGTGCAGCGAGTCAGAGGACAGTTCTTCTCTGTCTGCTAATTCAGTCCCCCAGATTGGATCCGTGCAGTCATTGTAGCATCCCCAGCTAGCCGAGTTTACCCCGCAACAAATTCAGCCCCTGTTCGATTAAGTTCGAATCTGGCAATTTGCCTTCCGGAGTCAGTTTGTCGATGAGGCCGGGGAGCAGGCTCGCCAACTGGCTGCCGGCTGCATCCGAACTGATGCCCGCTTGAGCGGCCAGTTGCTTCAGCACATCCCCGCCTAAGCCTTGCTGGATCTGCTGTGGAGAGATCGGCAGGTTTTTGCCCGTGCCGACCCAGGAATTGACGATGTCGCCCAGCCCATTTTTCTGAAAGGCCTCGATGAGCCCGCTCAGCCCGCCAACGGCGCTCTGTTGTCCCAGCAGGCCGACGACGGCTTGCATCAACGGATTCTGACCCTGCGCTTGTCCCATCATGCCTGCTGCAGCCTGACCGAGTTGATCGAGCAATCCCATCGGAACCTCCTTGAGAAAACTGGGCAGAACGGTCTAGCGACCGCGTGATTGTGATTTCTTCGCCCTTGCCGATTTGGCCGTCTTCCGTTCCATGGCCAAGGGTGGGGCGAACCAGTTGTGACGACTGTGCTTGTGCCGATCCGATACGGCCAGCACGGCATGGAACGGCAGGCCGTTGCCGGTGGCGTCATCGGATTCCTTCAGGCTCCACGCCTCGCCGGCTTCGCTTAAGATTTCGACGAACGTTTCGAAATCGTCCTCCTCGTCCGGCTTGGTCAGCACCTGGTCGGCATCAAGCACGATGACGAGGTAGCCCTTGGCCGGCAACCAGTCCAGGTCGGCCAAGCATTCTTCGAGGGCATCCCAGTTGTGGCCGAAATAGTCCGGAAAAGAAAAGACACGGCTGAACTCATCCAATAGGCCCGCCTTGGTCTTGCATTTCTTGCCGGAGATGGTCTTCGTGACAAAATGGGAAGGGACGGAGAGCAAGGTATCCAGCGCTGCTCCCTCGGCATGCACCAAAAGATGCGCCCAGGGTTTTTTAATCGATTGGAGTGCGGTAATCGACATGACGCCTCAGTTCATCGGAATAAAAGAGCGATAGTGATCAGCCGTATAATAGGCCTTGCCGCTGCGTTGGTCGATGACGATCCGTTCCGCCCCGCGATTTTTCCCCGCCACTTTCGGATGCACGTCGTACTCGCGATAGTACCCGCGTGGCAGCACGCGCTCGCGATTCTGGAAGGTGCGCCCTCCCACATATCCAGGAAGGGGATCCCCATGCCGCGCTTCAATAGCCTTGAGCGTGTCCCGGGCGGCTGACGGAATAAGATTACGGATACTTCGTTGCGTGTCCGGGGATCCGGCGCGGCCGGCCTCGTCTTGAAGGCCTGAAGCCTGACCGGACACGGAAGCGCCGGAGGAAGCCGGCGACTCCTGCAGGGAGCTGCGTGGTTCACCGG
Protein-coding sequences here:
- a CDS encoding META domain-containing protein → MRRLLITTMTSLLLTACVPTPSPDEMKQVAERNRWELAHWGDRAIPYTNEGQPVVLAFQEGRVSGHAGCNRYSTAISFGPNAGEVTVSHGITTRMACEPRRMEFEAAFIKAFEASSRYRLDGESLSFESDIAPPLEFYRRPLTCHASPFSACAEQHDSSTPR
- a CDS encoding glycosyltransferase family 2 protein; amino-acid sequence: MSHTSPLSPTTVSSGRPLVSIIIPTYNRVPLLKTAIVSALAQEGEGDLFDLEIIIVDDCSSDDMSHIAASFPGVHFVRLPKNRGAAGARNAGIRQAKGKYVALLDDDDEFLTHKLLVQVPILEANPHVGVIYGQSVVTGSDEPLLLWPSWGPSGQVFEEFLTRTDDFLHPPTWLVRRELFEAAGWFNEQHRTMEHYDMALRLAALTPWMFLAGGPVARGRFSKKGKWYSNIVNGTNEQRLPRIIEQALTRLPATLEADRVRQKARAAVCATIAGQRWWNGGIDSTKEYLLDALQDAPWLLAEPAVLDWIKKVAGGLAHVADHPEQAVKAFWQAIKQTRPPTMTSSPLNDQQLLSELLSAAALALKASSPRRAWIVAMRAVLHEPRAWNKPKRLGDLFRTLRQPSTDSVTPTSSHA
- a CDS encoding GNAT family N-acetyltransferase; its protein translation is MQTDLLTPRLILRQWRPSDLEPFAAMNADAEVMRYYPATWSREQSDAFAERVMRLIDERGWGFWAIEERASGHFIGFVGLHVPSDELPFSPCVEIGWRLAKSYWGLGYATEAARAVITFGFEQLHLGELVAFTTIANLKSRAVMERLGMQFSAEFDHPQVAIESGLRRHVLYRLHSPQ
- a CDS encoding DUF5615 family PIN-like protein, translating into MLDENLSEFLLVTRDEDFLRMSLLRGAPPKVIWITLGNCSNGGSCPPPSRSSYRHLAVCRTRRSNISSTWILASPGTRLLLCRQRSFHLDC
- a CDS encoding DUF433 domain-containing protein, with product MSLNTHISIGPHVRFGKPCVTGTRITVGDVLGDLASGMPEAEILADFPQLTHDAILACFAHAAERERRTLSVPAA
- a CDS encoding GNAT family N-acetyltransferase produces the protein MTMHLVQPQSIVVWQQARRLVEEYATSLNMDLSFQNFASEIEHLAREYAPPNGAFLLAEENGAFFGCVGVRLFSDNVGEVKRLYVRPAARGRGVGYLLAKSIVATAKQLGYTRLLLDTLPSMKEAQSLYISLGFTPTDPYRFNPVPGTAYLELILQ
- a CDS encoding dihydrofolate reductase family protein, producing the protein MKTQYYTATSLDGFIATEDDSLDWLFPLGDVNETSYPSFIVEVGALAMGSSTYEWMLRHTDKIADQQTGAPWPYSQPTWVFSTRPLPLIPNADIRLVRGDIRLIHAEMRKAAGSKNIWIVGGGDLAGQFYDAGLLDEVIVQVGSVMLGRGKPLFPRRVTNPPLRLVSIRKIGPGFAELRYEFPKDP
- a CDS encoding thermonuclease family protein, encoding MLHHIVPDSRFLSRLTLLLLVVSAPSPAVAVEEESRSTLHTYTPTTKSDPSPFHCDGCWDLKPDQRSSLPQHQTQRYRRGHHERGLRPHKNPFAKKSRMQSRGLRSLPRHALSMGGFERTVDGWQVRTVDGDTIRYGSDRIRICGYNAPELSEPGGRDAALRLEQLMQEGTIDIVPHGHDVYGRTLADVFVNGQNVADVMMMEGFGRRG
- the hemL gene encoding glutamate-1-semialdehyde 2,1-aminomutase, whose amino-acid sequence is MKTLRSEQLFAQAQQIIPGGVNSPVRAFRSVGGQPRFIEHAKGARLYDVDGNSYLDYVLSWGPMILGHAPTTVTKAIQQAATKGTSYGAPTELEIQLATMIREALPSMEQVRLVSSGTEAVMSAIRVARAYTKRDGILKFEGCYHGHSDYLLAKAGSGLTTLGIPDCPGVPEDFTKHTLTAPYNDLATTEKLIKKHYRQLACVIVEPIAGNMGVIPPSPEFLQGLRKLTDAHGMLLIFDEVISGFRVQYGGAQTLYGIKPDLTILGKIIGGGLPVGAYGGAKDIMKMIAPSGPVYQAGTLSGNPLAVTAGIETLKRLSKPGTYEQLEQRSAALAEGIGQAARKAGVALAQTRVASMMCAFFTEGPVVDWATAKKSDTKAYAKFFHQMLEAGVYLAPSQFEAAFMSLAHTPRDIERTINAAQAAFKNL
- a CDS encoding DUF937 domain-containing protein, with product MGLLDQLGQAAAGMMGQAQGQNPLMQAVVGLLGQQSAVGGLSGLIEAFQKNGLGDIVNSWVGTGKNLPISPQQIQQGLGGDVLKQLAAQAGISSDAAGSQLASLLPGLIDKLTPEGKLPDSNLIEQGLNLLRGKLG
- a CDS encoding barstar family protein, which produces MSITALQSIKKPWAHLLVHAEGAALDTLLSVPSHFVTKTISGKKCKTKAGLLDEFSRVFSFPDYFGHNWDALEECLADLDWLPAKGYLVIVLDADQVLTKPDEEDDFETFVEILSEAGEAWSLKESDDATGNGLPFHAVLAVSDRHKHSRHNWFAPPLAMERKTAKSARAKKSQSRGR